One segment of Primulina tabacum isolate GXHZ01 chromosome 14, ASM2559414v2, whole genome shotgun sequence DNA contains the following:
- the LOC142523638 gene encoding sorting nexin 2A-like: MMEQMESFTLNDDPSNGSKPYFDDPLSSSSQFVEIPTDDAGDLRSPPQKQTPIPSHNSINSILEPPSYAEAVFRSFDSDQVDASDINGHDHAGLESRSFSSDFLRISVSDPLKEQEVSGSLVPGGSSYFSYLITTFTNLPEFNGTEFNVRRRFRDVVALSDRLAESYRGFFIPVRPDKSAVEGQVMQKTEFVEQRRAALEKYLRQLAAHPVLRKSEELRVFLESHGKMPLMRTTDVASRMLDGAVRLPKQLLGGESGVGAADVSEVSQPAKGGMDLLRIFKELRQSVANDWGGAKPAVVEEDKDFLERKEKLQNFEHQLSSVSQQAESLVNAQQEIGETMGQLGLAFVKLTKFETEEATYDYQRTRAADMKNVATAAVKASRLYRELNSQTVKHLDKLHEYLGVVLAVNNAFSDRSSALLTVQTLLSDLTSLNSRIEKLEAAASKIFGGDRSRVQKIEELRETVRVTEAAKNCAVREYEGIKESNKNEFERLDQEKRDDFLSMLKGFIVNQAGYAEKMADVWETIADQTRGYMKN, encoded by the exons ATGATGGAGCAAATGGAGTCGTTCACCCTAAACGATGATCCTTCGAATGGCTCAAAGCCATATTTCGACGACCCTCTCTCTTCGTCTTCGCAGTTTGTGGAGATTCCGACTGATGATGCTGGTGATTTGCGATCTCCCCCGCAGAAACAGACGCCAATCCCTAGCCACAACTCCATCAACTCAATACTCGAGCCCCCGTCTTACGCGGAAGCTGTTTTTCGATCCTTTGACTCGGATCAGGTGGATGCTTCTGATATCAACGGTCACGATCACGCTGGATTGGAATCACGTTCTTTTTCATCCGATTTCCTTCGAATCTCTGTTTCGGATCCGTTGAAGGAGCAGGAGGTATCTGGGTCGTTGGTACCCGGAGGAAGTTCGTATTTTTCGTACTTGATTACGACTTTTACAAATTTACCTGAGTTTAACGGGACAGAGTTTAATGTTAGGAGGAGGTTTAGAGATGTTGTAGCCTTATCGGATAGGTTAGCCGAGAGTTACCGTGGGTTTTTTATACCAGTAAGACCGGATAAGAGTGCTGTTGAGGGTCAAGTGATGCAGAAGACCGAGTTCGTCGAGCAGAGACGTGCTGCATTGGAGAAGTATCTGAGGCAGCTCGCTGCCCATCCAGTGCTTAGAAAGAGTGAGGAATTACGGGTGTTTTTGGAGTCTCATGGGAAAATGCCATTGATGAGGACTACGGATGTGGCATCAAGGATGTTGGATGGAGCTGTGAGGCTTCCGAAGCAGTTGCTTGGTGGTGAAAGTGGGGTTGGGGCAGCGGATGTGAGTGAGGTGTCGCAGCCTGCCAAAGGAGGGATGGATTTGCTGAGGATTTTCAAGGAGCTAAGGCAGTCAGTGGCTAATGATTGGGGTGGGGCAAAGCCAGCGGTTGTTGAGGAGGACAAGGATTTTTTAGAAAGGAAAGAAAAGTTGCAGAACTTCGAGCATCAGCTCAGTAGTGTGTCTCAGCAG GCTGAATCTCTTGTCAATGCTCAGCAAGAGATTGGGGAGACAATGGGTCAACTAGGGTTGGCTTTTGTCAAATTAACGAAGTTTGAAACAGAGGAAGCTACTTATGACTACCAAAGAACACGTGCTGCAGACATGAAAAATGTGGCGACTGCAGCTGTAAAAGCAAGCAGATTGTACCGGGAATTAAACTCTCAAACCGTTAAACATTTG GATAAACTTCACGAATATCTTGGGGTGGTGCTAGCTGTCAACAACGCATTTTCAGACAGATCTAGTGCTCTGCTCACTGTACAGACCCTTTTGTCAGACTTAACATCATTAAATTCGAGAATTGAAAAGCTTGAAGCTGCTGCATCGAAAATATTTGGTGGGGATAGATCAAGGGTTCAAAAAATAGAAGAGTTGCGAGAAACCGTAAGAGTAACTGAGGCCGCTAAGAATTGTGCTGTCAGGGAGTATGAAGGAATAAAG GAAAGCAATAAAAATGAGTTTGAGAGACTTGACCAAGAGAAGCGTGACGATTTCTTGAGCATGCTGAAAGGATTTATTGTTAATCAG GCTGGATATGCGGAGAAGATGGCCGACGTTTGGGAGACGATTGCTGATCAAACACGTGGATACATGAAAAATTGA
- the LOC142525287 gene encoding putative leucine-rich repeat receptor-like protein kinase IMK3 has product MDVKNVVSGGLHPSPSQENEVRSHFTDREKEKWKIQYEPFSRKLLLLFPQNFLIFQLLFCVIVPVSSQSWDGVVVTQADYQALQALKHDLVDPKGFLRSWNDSGYGACSGGWEGIKCAQGQVIVIQLPWRGLGGRITEKIRQFQALRKLSLHDNVIGGSIPISLGFLPNLRGVQLFNNRLSGSIPSSLGLCPLLQTIDFGNNSLSGEIPSTIVNSTRLFRLNLSHNQLSGQIPVSITQSSSLMFLALQNNNLSGQIPDSWGNDGKNVSQLQSLALDHNSFSGGIPSSFGRLSLLQEISLSHNQLSGVLFQDIGNLSSLRTIDFSYNFINGSLPGSLSDLQKLLFLDLSNNGLVGGIPATIGGISSLKELELSYNNLSGEIPSSLGDLPNLDSFNVSFNNLSGPVPIKLTQRFNSSAFAGNLELCGYSPTTPCPVSPSSEVPPPPKKRARKLGIKDIIIIAAGILLIILVITCCILLCCLIRKRKMVKEAKKGQAAGAAAAAKGEKGTPAGEVEASGETGGKLVHFDGPMVFSADDLLCATAEIMGKSTYGTVYKATMEDGIQVAVKRLREKITKGQREFETEVNALGKIRHPNLLSLRAYYLGPKGEKLLVFDYMPKGNLATYLHARAPETPVGWSNRMKIAKGMARGLIYLHDNVNIIHGNLTSSNVLLDEHTNAKIADFGLSRLMLSTTNSSVIATAGALGYRAPELVKLKKATTKTDVYSLGVIMLELLTGKSPGEAMNGVDLPQWVASIVKEEWTNEVFDLELMRDASVIGDELLNTLKLALHCVDPSPSARPEASQIMQQLEEIRPETATTSSGDDAGAVPSPSD; this is encoded by the exons ATGGATGTCAAGAATGTCGTTTCCGGAGGTTTACACCCGAGTCCATCTCAAGAAAATGAGGTTCGGTCTCATTTTACTGATAGAGAGAAGGAGAAGTGGAAGATTCAATATGAGCCATTTTCAAGAAAGCTACTTCTTCTCTTCCCCcaaaatttcttgatttttcaGCTGTTATTTTGTGTCATTGTGCCAGTTTCAAGCCAATCTTGGGATGGTGTGGTGGTCACACAAGCAGATTACCAAGCCCTTCAAGCCTTAAAACATGATTTAGTTGATCCAAAAGGGTTCTTAAGAAGCTGGAATGACTCTGGTTATGGAGCTTGTTCAGGTGGTTGGGAAGGGATTAAATGCGCACAGGGCCAGGTAATAGTAATCCAGCTTCCATGGAGAGGGTTGGGTGGTAGAATCACTGAAAAAATAAGGCAGTTTCAAGCTTTAAGGAAACTAAGTCTTCACGACAATGTTATTGGAGGGTCAATCCCAATTTCTTTAGGATTTTTGCCTAATCTCAGAGGTGTTCAGTTGTTCAACAACAGACTTTCTGGTTCGATCCCTTCTTCACTTGGTTTGTGTCCCCTTCTTCAAACAATTGACTTTGGTAATAATTCTTTGTCTGGGGAAATACCTTCTACAATTGTTAACTCTACTAGGTTGTTTAGGCTTAATCTTAGTCATAATCAGTTGTCTGGTCAAATCCCAGTTAGTATTACACAATCTTCTTCACTTATGTTCCTTGCTCTTCAAAATAACAATCTTTCCGGCCAAATTCCAGATTCTTGGGGGAATGATGGGAAAAATGTGTCTCAACTTCAATCTTTGGCACTTGATCACAATTCTTTCAGTGGTGGGATTCCTTCTTCTTTTGGCAGGTTGAGTTTGCTTCAAGAAATTTCACTTAGTCATAACCAACTGAGTGGAGTTTTATTTCAGGATATTGGCAACCTCTCTAGCCTTAGAACAATtgatttttcttacaatttcaTCAATGGGAGCTTGCCTGGTAGTCTGTCTGATCTGCAGAAACTCTTGTTTCTTGATTTAAGTAATAACGGATTAGTTGGTGGTATACCGGCTACGATTGGCGGCATTTCGTCGCTCAAGGAGCTTGAGTTGTCTTATAACAACCTTAGTGGAGAAATTCCTAGTTCTCTTGGTGACTTACCAAATCTTGATTCCTTTAATGTTTCATTCAACAACCTTTCTGGTCCTGTTCCTATTAAACTTACTCAAAGATTCAACTCAAGCGCCTTTGCTGGCAATCTTGAACTATGTGGATACAGTCCTACAACCCCTTGTCCCGTTTCACCTTCCTCCGAAGTTCCTCCACCACCGAAAAAACGAGCCCGAAAACTCGGTATCAAAGATATTATTATAATTGCAGCAGGGATCCTCCTCATAATTCTCGTAATAACTTGCTGCATTTTGCTCTGCTGCttgataagaaaaagaaaaatggtAAAAGAAGCTAAAAAGGGACAGGCCGCAGGAGCGGCTGCTGCTGCCAAGGGTGAAAAGGGCACTCCTGCCGGTGAAGTCGAAGCAAGTGGAGAAACTGGAGGGAAACTTGTGCATTTTGACGGGCCCATGGTTTTTAGTGCAGATGATCTTTTGTGTGCTACTGCAGAGATAATGGGGAAAAGCACTTATGGAACAGTGTATAAAGCTACGATGGAAGATGGAATTCAAGTTGCAGTGAAGAGATTGAGAGAGAAGATTACTAAAGGGCAAAGGGAATTTGAGACTGAGGTTAATGCACTCGGGAAAATCAGACATCCTAATCTTCTTTCCCTTAGAGCTTACTATTTAGGTCCAAAAGGTGAAAAGTTGTTGGTTTTTGACTACATGCCTAAAGGAAATCTTGCAACTTATTTACATG CTCGTGCCCCGGAAACACCCGTTGGCTGGTCAAATAGAATGAAAATAGCTAAAGGAATGGCGAGAGGGCTGATCTACCTTCATGACAATGTCAACATAATCCATGGAAACCTCACATCAAGCAATGTTCTTCTTGATGAGCACACAAATGCGAAGATAGCAGATTTCGGGCTCTCCCGGTTGATGTTGTCTACTACAAACTCAAGCGTTATTGCCACTGCAGGGGCACTGGGATACCGAGCACCGGAGCTTGTCAAACTCAAGAAGGCCACCACCAAGACTGATGTTTACAGTTTAGGAGTGATCATGTTGGAACTTTTAACCGGGAAGTCCCCAGGAGAGGCAATGAACGGTGTTGATTTGCCTCAATGGGTTGCCTCCATTGTGAAAGAGGAGTGGACTAATGAAGTTTTTGATCTTGAACTGATGAGGGATGCCTCAGTAATTGGTGATGAGTTGTTGAATACTCTGAAACTGGCATTACATTGCGTGGATCCTTCGCCCTCGGCTCGACCAGAGGCGAGTCAGATTATGCAGCAACTGGAAGAGATTAGACCAGAAACGGCTACAACAAGTTCAGGCGATGACGCTGGAGCAGTACCATCACCTAGTGATTGA